In a genomic window of Caloenas nicobarica isolate bCalNic1 chromosome 1, bCalNic1.hap1, whole genome shotgun sequence:
- the B3GALT5 gene encoding beta-1,3-galactosyltransferase 5 encodes MDFRKSRLFVCLVGLSCASFWVFYNYLTEFCIFGETSQDYLFPIETFRRIGGNFSQLPDIDCHKNPPFLILLVASSYHHINARMVIRQTWGKERTVAGKRLVTYFLLGSTVNLSQQADIAAESQKYKDIIQKNFTDTYYNLTLKTMMGMEWIHKFCYQASFVMKTDTDVFVNVFYLTELLLRKKRTTRFFTGFLKLHEYPIRRRGSKWFVSREEYPGKTYPPFCSGTGYVLSTDVASQIYNVSESVSFIKLEDVFIGLCLAKLKIHLEELHSEQTFFPERIRFSVSRFKKIVMCHEVEPSEQLSYWNHLVRENHRGAL; translated from the coding sequence atGGATTTCAGAAAATCCAGACTGTTTGTTTGCCTTGTAGGGCTCAGCTGTGCTAGCTTCTGGGTCTTTTACAACTATTTGACCGAATTCTGTATATTTGGTGAAACTAGCCAAGATTACCTATTCCCCATAGAGACTTTTAGAAGAATTGGAGGAAACTTCTCGCAGCTCCCAGATATAGACTGCCATAAGAATCCGCCTTTCCTCATCCTGCTTGTGGCCTCCTCGTACCACCACATCAATGCCAGGATGGTGATCCGGCAAACCTGGGGGAAGGAAAGAACAGTCGCCGGCAAGCGCCTGGTGACTTATTTCCTTCTGGGAAGCACTGTGAATCTCAGCCAGCAGGCTGACATCGCTGCTGAAAGCCAAAAGTACAAAGACATTATTCAAAAGAATTTTACAGACACGTATTACAATTTGACTTTGAAGACCATGATGGGAATGGAATGGATACACAAATTTTGTTACCAGGCCAGCTTTGTGATGAAAACAGACACGGATGTGTTTGTCAATGTTTTTTACCTCACTGAACTTCTTCTAAGGAAAAAGAGGACCACTAGATTCTTCACAGGCTTTTTAAAACTGCATGAGTACCCCATACGGAGAAGAGGGAGTAAGTGGTTTGTGAGTAGAGAAGAGTATCCGGGAAAGACCTACCCGCCGTTTTGTTCTGGGACGGGCTATGTTTTATCCACTGATGTTGCTAGTCAGATCTATAATGTCTCAGAGAGTGTTTCGTTCATTAAACTAGAGGATGTTTTCATAGGACTGTGCCTTGCCAAATTAAAAATTCATCTGGAGGAGCTTCATTCAGAACAGACATTCTTTCCAGAAAGGATTAGGTTCTCTGTTTCTCGCTTTAAGAAAATCGTGATGTGCCATGAAGTAGAACCATCTGAGCAGCTGAGCTACTGGAATCACTTAGTGAGAGAAAATCACAGAGGAGCCCTCTAG